The Paenibacillus sp. FSL R7-0345 DNA segment TGACATAAACCCCGTATTCATCACACAGCTCATACCACATAGTCTGGTTCGGATAGTGCGAGGTACGGACGGCATTGATGTTGCTTCTCTTCAGTGTCTCAATATCCCACAGCATATCCTCGCGGGTAATATTGCGGCCTGTGCGGCAGTTAAATTCATGCCGGTTAACACCTTTGAAGACAATCCGCTTGCCGTTAATGCACATCAGTTTGTTTTTCATCTCGAACCGGCGGAAGCCGGCCTTTTGCACAACAGCCTCTACGACCGCTCCATCTGCTCCCGTCAAAGTGAGACAAACGGTATAAAGATAAGGATTCTCTGCACTCCAGGTCAGCACATCGGCCACTTCTCCCGACAGCGTAAGCTCCTGCCCGTCGAACACACCCTCGCTGCTAAGCCGGACCTCCCCGTCTCTATCCTTCAGCTCAAGCTTGGCGCTGACCGTTTCCTGCGGCGTATCCAGCAGGCGCATTGTTACGTTCAGACTGCCTTGCGTATAAGTATCATCCAGCTCAGCCCGTACTTCAAGATCACGGATATGAACTTTAGGAACCGTATATAAGTACACTTCCCGGAAAATCCCGGAGAACCGCCAAAAATCCTGGTCCTCCAGCCAGCCGCCGGTGCTGCGCTGGTAAACCTCAACAGCCAGTTTGTTTTTGCCTGCCCGTACAAACGGGGTCAGGTCAAATTCCGAAGGAGTGAAGCTATCCTCGGCATAGCCGACGAATTCGCCGTTCAACCACACATAGAAAGCCGATTCCACACCCTGGAAGGAAATGAACAGCGGTCCGTTCTCCAGCTTTTCCGGCAGACGGAACTCTTTAACATAGCTGCCCACCGGGTTATGCTCCGGAGAGATATGCGGCGGACGAAGATCAATCAGCCCATCCCAAGGATACATTGTATTGACATATTGCGGCCGGCCGTAGCCCTGCAGCTGGATATGTCCGGGAACCTGAATGTTGTCCCAGCCGGTACAATTAAATTCTTCCTTATAGAACGCTTCTACACGGCTTGCCGGATTCGGCGCATAGCTGAACTTCCAGCTTCCGTTCAGGCTGAAGCGCATATCCATCGGCGCTCCGGCCTCTGCCTCAGCCGTATTCGTGTAATAACGGTGGTCCGAATGAGCTTCCACCCGGTTTACCTTAAAGGTGCCCGGATCTTCCAGCCAGCTCAAGCTTGGGTTAACTGCCAATTTCATTTCCTCCTCTGATAGAAAGTGAACATTTAAATCCTTACTTCACTGATCCCACCATACCGGCAACGAACTGCTTCTGCATCAGGAAGAAGACAAGTGCTGTCGGAAGCGTAGAGATAACGACTGCGGCCATGATTACACCGAAATCCGGGGAGTAGCTGGAGCCCAGGTTCGAGATCAGCAGCGGAATCGTCCGTTTTTCCGGAGTCTGCAGCACGATCAGCGGCCAGAGATAGTTGTTCCAGCTGGACATGAACGTGATGATTGCAGCGGCGGAATAGGTCGTCTTCATCGTCGGCATATAGATTTTGAAGAACAGGCCAAGCTCCGACAATCCGTCAATCCGGCCTGCTTCAAGCAGCTCCCGCGGAAACATTTTCGAGCTCTGACGGAAGAAGAAGATCAGGAACGCCGTCGTAAAGGTCGGCAGAACCACTGCAGCCACTGTGTTAACTCCGATAAGCGGAGCAGCGGCCGACAGCTTGGAGAACATTTGATACAGCGGAACCATCAGCGCGGCAAAAGGGATCATCATCGATAATAATAACAGATTGAAGACCATATCCTTTGCTTTGCTGCGGTAAATTTCAAATCCGTATCCGGCCAGGGAAGCAACCAGCAGGGCCAGAACCGTTGTTGTCAGTGCGATTTTGAGCGTATTCCAGAGTGCAGGTACCAGATTGATTGACTCTGTAAGCT contains these protein-coding regions:
- a CDS encoding carbohydrate ABC transporter permease, which encodes MRSLRRAPIYIFLSIVAFVSIFPFLWMIISATNLSVDVTQGRMLPGTALFDNIRKLTESINLVPALWNTLKIALTTTVLALLVASLAGYGFEIYRSKAKDMVFNLLLLSMMIPFAALMVPLYQMFSKLSAAAPLIGVNTVAAVVLPTFTTAFLIFFFRQSSKMFPRELLEAGRIDGLSELGLFFKIYMPTMKTTYSAAAIITFMSSWNNYLWPLIVLQTPEKRTIPLLISNLGSSYSPDFGVIMAAVVISTLPTALVFFLMQKQFVAGMVGSVK